From the genome of Acidobacteriota bacterium:
GGACCGCTCATCCCGAGCTGTTCGTCCAGAAGGAAGGCGCACCGGACTGGGAGAGGCCCTCGGTGCTGACGGCGAACCTGCGAAGCTCACAGGCGATCTGTGACGCGACGTACCCGTTCTCCACGTTGTCCAAGGCGGCGAGGGGTCGGCAGGACCATCGGCGCCCAGTGCTCTGGACCTACGACGAGGAGAGCCCTGACGCGCTCATTCCTCGGTTTATAGGTTTCTGCAGATCGATGGGCGTCGAGCCGACACCGAAGAACAGCGTCATTTTGATCCGCGGAAGGACACTCCTTCGTCGCATTCTCAGGCTTTCGGATCAGGTGGACCCTTGGTCTGTATCGAATCCCGCAACGAAGCTGCTCGCGTCGGCCGCTTGGCGGAGAGAACAGAGCCAATTAAAGGAGGCGCGTCGGGCCTTGGAGGCCGCGCTAGTCTACCTTCTCGGCGGCGATTGGAGGGCCTTGAATCTCGATGATCAAGTCGGGGCCTTTCGGCGACCAGCCGCTGTGAGCGCGGCACTCCATAGGCTGATGAACCGCTTGCCCGCCACCTGCTCCCCGTTGAACGTATGGGTGTCGACCACGAGGGACGTCTTCCGAGCCTGGGCGGGCACAGCCCCGTGGTCATTCCCTACGGACTCAGCGGACAGGATTGGGGCCAAGCAGCACAGAGTCGTGAAGGGGAAGAAGGGTGAGAAGGACAAGCATTCGAAGGATTTCCTAGATTGGCCGGTTGGCTCCTTTTTTGACGCTCCCGCGGCGCCGCAGCCGATCGCCGTGGAGACGATCCATGCGGCGAAAGGGAAGACCTACGAAGCAGTACTGCTGGCGCTCAGCAGACACCCTCCCTGCACTCCGAAGCGGCTCTCCGAAGCTGGACATGGTTCGGAAGAGCTGCGGACCGCATACGTTGCGATGACGCGACCTCGGTCGGCTCTCGTTGTCGCGGTACCCGTCGGCACCAAGCCCGAGCACTTGGCGAAGTTCAACGGGTTCGATGTCGAGCCAGGATGAAAGCGCCGCAACCTGCACTGCCCGCGCACGACTTGGTTGCCAGTGGTGACGTCCTCGCTCGGTGTTACAAATAGCGCTAGGAACCGATCTTCGCGACATAGGCGGCCAGACGTTCCCCTGCCGTGAGCAGTTCCCGTTCGTTCACGATGTTGTAGCGATCAAACACTGCCCGCGTTTTGTGGCCGGTCAGCAGCATCGCGATTCGCTCCGGTACGCCGGCCCGGATTAGATTTCGCGCGGCCGTGCGGCGACAGTCGTGTAGGAGCCGATGCGGGACCTTCGCCTTCCGGCAGGCGTCGCGCAAGGCGTAGCGCCACGCGCGGACCGTGACGCCGTCGCGCCGAAACACGCGCTGATCGC
Proteins encoded in this window:
- a CDS encoding DEAD/DEAH box helicase; translation: MPLPLPSPEQSDAIKRPGRFVLRACPGSGKTLTVAHRIARRVGEWTLPHAGLAALSFTNVACEEIRIMLGLLGAERANEAPHYIGTLDSFINRFVFLPFGHRVMNCSERPIVVGFGERPWSQTGAWAWGAKECNRGCNLTHFSWDLSGEVVDIRSTPWKCPLKHTRCTAMKKRFAKAGFATQTDAAFWAVRVLETYPWIAKAVVRRFPELLVDEAQDTSHSQMRMIDVLVEAGLKEVVLVGDPDQAIYEWRTAHPELFVQKEGAPDWERPSVLTANLRSSQAICDATYPFSTLSKAARGRQDHRRPVLWTYDEESPDALIPRFIGFCRSMGVEPTPKNSVILIRGRTLLRRILRLSDQVDPWSVSNPATKLLASAAWRREQSQLKEARRALEAALVYLLGGDWRALNLDDQVGAFRRPAAVSAALHRLMNRLPATCSPLNVWVSTTRDVFRAWAGTAPWSFPTDSADRIGAKQHRVVKGKKGEKDKHSKDFLDWPVGSFFDAPAAPQPIAVETIHAAKGKTYEAVLLALSRHPPCTPKRLSEAGHGSEELRTAYVAMTRPRSALVVAVPVGTKPEHLAKFNGFDVEPG